The following proteins are encoded in a genomic region of Montipora foliosa isolate CH-2021 chromosome 8, ASM3666993v2, whole genome shotgun sequence:
- the LOC137967242 gene encoding uncharacterized protein has protein sequence MLLAIFSLFCFKCKSNKPSVTMKQHGTTVIVYQHCFYCGENAFVWRSQPLLLGKYPAGNILLSFAILMAGASVSKIFLVFKHMKLCMYNIRTYFIHQDKLLFPVVLSYWESYRSTLLNQVKDMKNVVWSGDGRYDSMGHSAKFGVYTVFCCTLMKIVHFELLQANETGGSSTNMELEGAKRCFNFLLAAGIAVAIFISDRHRGIARWIRECRPQTKHFYDIWHVARSISKKMLKASQESGCGIIKEWMKGVRNHVYWCASSTKQGFENLIIAKWKSIMRHVANKHQDHPDPLFPECAHEDDIEPRKWIKIGTRAYDKLNGMLTKTSLLNDLKKLSPEDQTSCLEGFHATLNHWHPKMINFSWLGTFCRHVLASLHFNENVKRETHQSKDGSDYIKVTYPKFKLGEEVVREVAVPPTYRYVDEMRNLLFSLSKTAMTAVSKKYKSMVPEPLNRQFPERVDKATAVERHLKRKNAETPLYPQAEAQIALESHECQASSEPPRKKARTCTNCGQPRRGHPRNRCLASDLTG, from the exons ATGTTGCTGGCCATCTTTTCGCTATTTTGCTTTAAATGCAAAAGCAACAAGCCAAGTGTTACTATGAAACAGCATGGAACTACGGTTATCGTGTACCAACACTGCTTTTATTGCGGAGAAAATGCTTTTGTGTGGCGATCCCAACCCCTCCTTCTTGGCAAATACCCAGCCGGTAATATATTGCTAAGTTTTGCAATTCTAATGGCTGGGGCTTCAGTAAGCAAGATATTTTTAGTGTTTAAACACATGAAGCTCTGCATGTACAACATCCGTACCTACTTCATCCATCAAGACAAACTGCTCTTTCCTGTTGTTCTGTCATATTGGGAATCATACAGGTCAACCCTTTTGAATCAAGTGAAGGACATGAAAAATGTTGTATGGAGTGGCGATGGCCGTTATGATTCAATGGGGCACTCAGCAAAATTTGGGGTGTATACTGTGTTTTGTTGTACTTTGATGAAAATTGTCCACTTTGAGTTGCTTCAG GCCAATGAGACAGGTGGCAGTTCTACCAACATGGAATTGGAGGGAGCAAAGAGGTGTTTCAACTTCCTGCTTGCAGCTGGAATTGCTGTTGCAATATTCATTTCAGACCGCCACAGAGGTATCGCTAGGTGGATCAGAGAATGCCGACCACAGACCAAACACTTCTATGACATTTGGCATGTTGCCCGTTCGATTAGCAAGAAAATGCTTAAAGCAAGCCAGGAGTCTGGATGTGGAATAATAAAGGAGTGGATGAAAGGTGTTCGAAACCATGTTTATTGGTGTGCGAGTTCCACTAAACAAGGTTTTGAGAACTTGATCATTGCAAAATGGAAGTCAATAATGAGACATGTAGCCAATAAACATCAAGATCACCCAGACCCTCTCTTCCCAGAGTGTGCCCATGAGGATGACATTGAGCCAAGGAAGTGGATTAAAATTG GAACCAGGGCATACGACAAGTTAAATGGGATGTTAACAAAAACAAGTCTCCTTAATGACTTGAAGAAACTGTCCCCTGAAGACCAAACTAGCTGCCTTGAGGGGTTTCATGCCACCCTCAACCACTGGCATCCTAAGATGATAAATTTCTCTTGGTTAGGGACATTTTGTAG GCATGTACTTGCCAGCCTTCACTTTAATGAAAATGTAAAGAGGGAGACACATCAGTCTAAAGATGGAAGTGACTACATCAAAGTTACATACCCCAAATTTAAACTGGGAGAGGAGGTGGTGAGAGAGGTTGCTGTCCCACCCACATACA GATATGTCGATGAAATGCGGAATCTGCTATTCAGCTTGTCCAAGACAGCCATGACAGCAGTTTCTAAGAAATACAAATCTATGGTCCCAGAACCTCTCAACCGCCAATTCCCAGAGAGAGTGGATAAAGCAACTGCAGTTGAGCGTCATTTGAAAAGGAAGAATGCAGAGACACCATTATATCCACAAG CTGAAGCACAGATTGCTCTTGAAAGCCATGAGTGCCAAGCAAGTAGTGAGCCACCCAGGAAGAAAGCTCGCACTTGCACAAACTGTGGTCAGCCTAGAAGAGGACATCCGCGGAATCGATGTTTGGCATCTGACCTAACTGGCTAA
- the LOC137967243 gene encoding probable flavin-containing monoamine oxidase A isoform X2, translated as MNLLKELEVEIYDQWETGSKIMQSSDGIIRKYSSSLPPLRYLSLLDMWWFTYKVEHLCKQVPIDDPCKCENAAEWDGMTLETWKQQTIWTLIVKEILDTVVGVIFGLTPSQISFLYFLHYLHCAGGWSVLVDSAAKGHAQEWRIKGTAHKVTELLANRLGKHNVLLNHPVTSIEQENEYVNVTSSVGKSFKAKMVILAIPLHLAGQIVFNPRLPYNKQRLIQNMPPSHLIKFVVTYATAFWRKAGLSGNVARSSSDSCCESNPITLTFDGTTSEGNPAIVGFITSFAAAKWTMQKDEVIKKAILKSLKFYFGSEAEQPLDFFIKDWFKENWNGGCPVNVMVPGAVTNFGDCLREPFHRVHWAGTETATEWRGYMNGAVQAGQRAADEVLSRLGNHPSTK; from the exons ATGAATCTTCTGAAGGAACTAGAAGTTGAAATCTATGACCAGTGGGAAACTGGCAGTAAGATCATGCAAAGCAGCGATGGCATCATCAGAAAATACTCCAGCTCACTGCCACCGTtgcgttatctatcacttcttGATATGTGGTGGTTTACCTACAAG GTTGAACATCTATGCAAACAAGTTCCTATTGATGACCCCTGCAAATGTGAGAATGCTGCTGAGTGGGATGGAATGACATTAGAGACATGGAAACAGCAGACAATTTGGACTCTAA TTGTTAAAGAAATCCTGGACACAGTTGTTGGTGTAATTTTTGGTCTGACACCATCTCAGATCTCATTCCTGTATTTCTTGCATTACTTGCATTGTGCGGGAGGGTGGTCTGTGCTTGTGGATTCTGCTGCAAAGGGTCATGCACAAGAGTGGAGAATTAag GGCACTGCTCATAAGGTAACAGAATTACTTGCAAACAGATTAGGAAAACACAATGTGCTTCTGAATCATCCCGTTACCTCTATAGAACAG gaaaATGAGTATGTTAATGTTACCAGCTCTGTTGGGAAGTCTTTCAAAGCTAAGATGGTAATTCTTGCTATTCCATTGCACTTAGCAG GCCAGATTGTATTCAATCCACGGCTGCCTTATAATAAACAGCGACTCATACAAAACATGCCCCCATCGCATTTGATCAAGTTTGTGGTGACCTATGCAACAGCATTCTGGAGAAAAGCTGGTTTGTCTGGAAATGTGGCACGGTCCTCAAGTGACAGTTGTTGTGAAAGTAATCCAATAACCCTGACATTTGATGGTACAACAAGTGAGGGGAACCCAGCTATTGTTGGATTCATTACTTCTTTTGCTGCTGCCAAGTGGACGATGCAAAAG GATGAAGTGATAAAGAAGGCCATCTTGAAGTCTTTGAAGTTTTATTTTGGATCTGAAGCTGAACAACCCTTAGATTTCTTTATCAAg GACTGGTTCAAGGAGAACTGGAATGGTGGATGTCCAGTGAATGTGATGGTTCCAGGGGCTGTGACTAATTTTGGAGACTGTTTACGAGAACCTTTCCACAG GGTTCACTGGGCGGGAACAGAGACTGCGACAGAATGGCGAGGGTACATGAATGGCGCAGTACAAGCTGGACAGAGAGCTGCCGATGAAGTTCTTTCAAGGTTGGGCAATCATCCCTCGACCAAATAA
- the LOC137967243 gene encoding probable flavin-containing monoamine oxidase A isoform X1, with protein sequence MAASLDPTESVADVVIVGAGISGLSAAYEVLKKRANTKVVILEAKGRVGGRLDSAELKTANGTDRWDVGGQWVSRNQKAVMNLLKELEVEIYDQWETGSKIMQSSDGIIRKYSSSLPPLRYLSLLDMWWFTYKVEHLCKQVPIDDPCKCENAAEWDGMTLETWKQQTIWTLIVKEILDTVVGVIFGLTPSQISFLYFLHYLHCAGGWSVLVDSAAKGHAQEWRIKGTAHKVTELLANRLGKHNVLLNHPVTSIEQENEYVNVTSSVGKSFKAKMVILAIPLHLAGQIVFNPRLPYNKQRLIQNMPPSHLIKFVVTYATAFWRKAGLSGNVARSSSDSCCESNPITLTFDGTTSEGNPAIVGFITSFAAAKWTMQKDEVIKKAILKSLKFYFGSEAEQPLDFFIKDWFKENWNGGCPVNVMVPGAVTNFGDCLREPFHRVHWAGTETATEWRGYMNGAVQAGQRAADEVLSRLGNHPSTK encoded by the exons ATGGCTGCCTCGCTGGATCCCACAGAGAGCGTTGCCGATGTTGTCATAGTTGGTGCTGGAATTTCTGGTCTCTCCGCCGCCTACGAGGTGCTAAAAAAGAGAGCGAACACGAAAGTTGTGATTCTCGAAGCTAAAG GCAGAGTTGGAGGGAGGCTTGATAGTGCTGAGTTAAAAACAGCCAACGGAACAGACAGGTGGGATGTTGGAGGACAGTGGGTGAGCAG GAATCAGAAAGCTGTCATGAATCTTCTGAAGGAACTAGAAGTTGAAATCTATGACCAGTGGGAAACTGGCAGTAAGATCATGCAAAGCAGCGATGGCATCATCAGAAAATACTCCAGCTCACTGCCACCGTtgcgttatctatcacttcttGATATGTGGTGGTTTACCTACAAG GTTGAACATCTATGCAAACAAGTTCCTATTGATGACCCCTGCAAATGTGAGAATGCTGCTGAGTGGGATGGAATGACATTAGAGACATGGAAACAGCAGACAATTTGGACTCTAA TTGTTAAAGAAATCCTGGACACAGTTGTTGGTGTAATTTTTGGTCTGACACCATCTCAGATCTCATTCCTGTATTTCTTGCATTACTTGCATTGTGCGGGAGGGTGGTCTGTGCTTGTGGATTCTGCTGCAAAGGGTCATGCACAAGAGTGGAGAATTAag GGCACTGCTCATAAGGTAACAGAATTACTTGCAAACAGATTAGGAAAACACAATGTGCTTCTGAATCATCCCGTTACCTCTATAGAACAG gaaaATGAGTATGTTAATGTTACCAGCTCTGTTGGGAAGTCTTTCAAAGCTAAGATGGTAATTCTTGCTATTCCATTGCACTTAGCAG GCCAGATTGTATTCAATCCACGGCTGCCTTATAATAAACAGCGACTCATACAAAACATGCCCCCATCGCATTTGATCAAGTTTGTGGTGACCTATGCAACAGCATTCTGGAGAAAAGCTGGTTTGTCTGGAAATGTGGCACGGTCCTCAAGTGACAGTTGTTGTGAAAGTAATCCAATAACCCTGACATTTGATGGTACAACAAGTGAGGGGAACCCAGCTATTGTTGGATTCATTACTTCTTTTGCTGCTGCCAAGTGGACGATGCAAAAG GATGAAGTGATAAAGAAGGCCATCTTGAAGTCTTTGAAGTTTTATTTTGGATCTGAAGCTGAACAACCCTTAGATTTCTTTATCAAg GACTGGTTCAAGGAGAACTGGAATGGTGGATGTCCAGTGAATGTGATGGTTCCAGGGGCTGTGACTAATTTTGGAGACTGTTTACGAGAACCTTTCCACAG GGTTCACTGGGCGGGAACAGAGACTGCGACAGAATGGCGAGGGTACATGAATGGCGCAGTACAAGCTGGACAGAGAGCTGCCGATGAAGTTCTTTCAAGGTTGGGCAATCATCCCTCGACCAAATAA
- the LOC137967244 gene encoding uncharacterized protein, with the protein MAESDSNSASSSSEDQQQNEESEIDELEVKIRPALPYQDEPVAQVAAHTDEDEIYSDDEDEDEDEDGISPATLEARFENRVSVDAWCSCGLCKTETLVGTREYRCCKELGPARRVMVFDGAIERIRCITEHEDYTALTNKTVLSLVGPLLRCRNGRSYRRSANQSENEYLRAVAYRWFVRWICGPMGWENSRPLSACVYHRIRSELPSGRSRGYSPAEERP; encoded by the exons ATGGCAGAAAGCGATTCTAACTCCGCTAGTTCATCGTCTGAAGATCAGCAACAAAACGAAGAATCAGAAATCGATGAACTCGAGGTAAAGATACGTCCTGCTCTCCCATATCAAGATGAACCAGTTGCTCAAGTCGCTGCTCACACGGACGAAGACGAAATATACTCAGAcgatgaagacgaagacgaagacgaagacggcATTTCTCCGGCAACCTTGGAGGCCAGATTCGAGAATCGTGTTTCTGTTGATGCTTG GTGTTCATGTGGTTTATGTAAAACAGAAACCCTTGTTGGTACACGAGAGTATCGCTGCTGCAAGGAATTAGGTCCAGCGAGAAGGGTAATGGTGTTTGATGGCGCTATTGAGCGTATTAGATGTATAACGGAGCACGAAGACTACACAGCGCTTACGAACAAGACTGTGTTGTCGCTGGTTGGCCCGCTGCTAAGATGCAGAAATGGAAGATCTTACCGGCGTTCCGCTAATCAGTCGGAGAACGA ATATCTTAGAGCAGTGGCTTATCGATGGTTCGTGAGATGGATTTGTGGACCCATGGGATGGGAAAATAGCCGGCCTCTTTCTGCGTGTGTCTACCACCGAATAAGAAGTGAGCTACCATCTGGAAGATCAAGGGGCTACTCTCCGGCTGAAGAAAGGCCATGA